A single window of Methylocella tundrae DNA harbors:
- a CDS encoding (2Fe-2S)-binding protein: MAYTIKVNGVERTADVDGDTPLLWVLRDVFGMTGTKFGCGASLCGACTVHQDGNAIRSCITSIDSIGESSIMTIEAIGDTPSGAKIQKAWLDLEAPQCGYCQSGQIMSAAALLAGNAHPSDSDIDEAMSGNICRCGTYSRIREAIKLAAGENAVKQGG; encoded by the coding sequence ATGGCCTACACAATCAAAGTCAATGGAGTGGAACGCACCGCCGATGTCGATGGAGACACCCCCCTTCTTTGGGTTCTGCGCGATGTTTTTGGAATGACCGGCACCAAATTCGGCTGCGGCGCTTCGCTCTGCGGCGCATGCACGGTGCATCAGGATGGAAACGCCATTCGATCCTGCATCACCTCGATCGACAGCATCGGCGAATCGTCGATCATGACGATCGAAGCCATCGGCGATACGCCGTCCGGCGCGAAAATTCAGAAAGCCTGGCTCGATCTTGAGGCGCCGCAATGCGGTTACTGTCAGTCGGGCCAGATCATGTCCGCCGCCGCGCTTCTCGCGGGCAACGCGCATCCAAGCGATAGCGATATCGACGAGGCGATGTCCGGCAATATATGCCGATGCGGCACATATTCGCGCATTCGGGAAGCGATCAAACTCGCGGCCGGCGAGAACGCCGTCAAGCAGGGAGGCTGA